A region of Myxococcus stipitatus DSM 14675 DNA encodes the following proteins:
- a CDS encoding MFS transporter, with amino-acid sequence MSVTAAGPALSVFRHRDFRTYQIARLCAVLAMQIESVAIGWQVYDMTGSALALGYTGLAQVIPFLLFCLLGGQAADRFDRRAILAICQGVMLLCSLALLSFSLGHITDVRFVYGVLVVFGTARAFYAPAGSALTPRLVPRDELTRAVAVNSTTWQVATIAGPAVGGVLYGWAGPTGAYLGSAALCALTVVWILSLKVRTGRASSEPLSFSTVVAGLGFVRRQRMLLGSITLDLFAVLLGGAVALLPIYAKDVLHTGPWGLGLLRCAPAAGAALTAVAFALRPLGGNAGWKMFAAVAIFGAATLVFGVSRSLPLSLVALAIAGAADMVSVVVRHTLELMATPDEMRGRVGAVNMMCIGASNELGEFRAGWLAEHVGAVPAVVAGAVGTLVVVVLWSWGFPELRKVDRLELTSSEPQAKPQPPDAPATQAG; translated from the coding sequence ATGTCAGTCACCGCAGCAGGACCGGCCCTCTCCGTCTTCCGTCACCGCGACTTCCGCACCTACCAGATCGCTCGCCTCTGCGCGGTGCTGGCCATGCAGATCGAGTCGGTGGCCATCGGCTGGCAGGTCTACGACATGACGGGCAGCGCCCTGGCGCTTGGCTACACGGGGCTTGCCCAGGTCATCCCCTTCCTCCTGTTCTGTCTGCTCGGGGGACAGGCCGCCGACCGGTTTGATCGACGGGCCATCCTGGCCATCTGCCAGGGCGTGATGCTGCTGTGCAGCCTGGCGCTGCTCTCCTTCTCCCTGGGCCACATCACCGATGTGCGCTTCGTCTACGGCGTCCTGGTTGTCTTCGGCACGGCGCGCGCGTTCTATGCGCCCGCGGGCTCCGCGCTCACGCCGCGCCTGGTTCCCAGGGACGAGCTGACGCGCGCGGTGGCCGTGAACTCCACGACGTGGCAGGTGGCCACCATCGCGGGCCCCGCGGTGGGCGGCGTGCTCTATGGGTGGGCGGGTCCGACGGGGGCCTACCTCGGCTCGGCCGCGCTGTGTGCGCTGACGGTGGTGTGGATTCTCTCGCTGAAGGTGCGGACCGGGCGGGCTTCGTCGGAGCCGTTGTCCTTCTCCACCGTCGTCGCGGGCCTTGGCTTCGTCCGCCGACAGCGCATGCTGCTGGGCAGCATCACCCTGGACCTGTTCGCCGTGCTGTTGGGCGGCGCCGTGGCGCTGCTCCCCATCTACGCGAAGGATGTGCTGCACACGGGCCCGTGGGGGCTCGGGCTGCTGCGGTGTGCTCCGGCGGCGGGCGCGGCCCTCACGGCGGTGGCCTTCGCCCTGCGGCCATTGGGTGGGAACGCGGGCTGGAAGATGTTCGCGGCCGTGGCCATCTTCGGCGCGGCGACGCTGGTCTTCGGGGTGAGCCGCTCCCTGCCCTTGTCGCTGGTGGCCCTGGCCATCGCGGGCGCCGCGGACATGGTCAGCGTGGTGGTGCGTCACACCCTGGAGCTGATGGCCACCCCTGACGAGATGCGCGGCCGTGTCGGAGCGGTGAACATGATGTGCATCGGGGCTTCCAACGAGCTCGGCGAGTTCCGCGCGGGCTGGCTCGCGGAGCACGTGGGCGCCGTGCCGGCGGTGGTGGCGGGCGCGGTAGGGACGCTCGTGGTGGTCGTCCTCTGGTCCTGGGGCTTCCCCGAGCTGCGGAAGGTGGACCGCCTGGAGCTGACGAGCTCGGAGCCTCAGGCCAAGCCGCAGCCCCCGGACGCGCCCGCCACTCAGGCGGGCTGA
- a CDS encoding bile acid:sodium symporter family protein produces the protein MSLRLVKRLSRDWFLLGMVCAVGLALLFPDFGKAGGAMHADVVTHVGIFAVFFLHGVGMPLAQLKAGALQWRLHVLVQSFTFLVFPALWFAFNLVAGAWVPADVSLGFLFLCAVPSTISSSVAMTGAARGNVAGAIFDASLSSLLGIFFTPLLVGLLAHTTGQSLPLGEAILKLSLLLLLPLVLGQLARPFVGAAFARYRKYTNGVDRVFILVLVYASFCDSFSSGLFSRHGGATLAMVIGGAALLLATVLTLSTLAARRWRFSTEDEIAAVFCGSKKTLASGVPMARLLFGAHPALGLIVLPLMFYHQLQLVVCSVLAERYASRPSGS, from the coding sequence ATGTCACTGCGCCTCGTCAAGCGGCTCTCGCGCGACTGGTTCCTCCTGGGAATGGTCTGCGCCGTGGGGCTCGCGCTCCTCTTCCCCGACTTCGGCAAGGCCGGCGGGGCGATGCATGCCGACGTCGTCACCCACGTCGGCATCTTCGCCGTGTTCTTCCTCCACGGCGTGGGGATGCCCCTGGCCCAGCTCAAGGCCGGGGCCCTCCAGTGGCGGCTGCACGTCCTGGTGCAGTCCTTCACCTTCCTCGTCTTCCCCGCGCTCTGGTTCGCCTTCAACCTCGTCGCGGGCGCGTGGGTGCCCGCGGACGTGTCGCTGGGCTTCCTGTTCCTGTGCGCCGTGCCGTCCACCATCTCGTCGTCCGTGGCGATGACGGGCGCGGCCCGAGGCAACGTGGCGGGCGCCATCTTCGACGCGAGCCTGTCGAGCCTGCTGGGCATCTTCTTCACGCCCCTCCTCGTCGGGCTGCTGGCGCACACCACGGGGCAGTCGCTGCCCCTGGGAGAGGCCATCCTCAAGCTGTCCCTGCTGCTGCTCCTGCCGCTGGTGCTGGGACAGCTGGCGCGGCCCTTCGTGGGGGCGGCCTTCGCGCGCTACCGGAAGTACACCAACGGCGTGGACCGGGTGTTCATCCTGGTGCTCGTCTACGCCTCGTTCTGCGACTCGTTCTCCTCGGGCCTCTTCAGTCGCCATGGAGGCGCCACGCTGGCGATGGTCATCGGCGGCGCGGCGCTGCTGCTCGCCACGGTGCTGACGCTCAGCACGCTCGCGGCGCGGCGCTGGAGGTTCTCCACGGAGGATGAGATCGCCGCGGTGTTCTGCGGCTCGAAGAAGACGCTGGCCTCGGGAGTGCCCATGGCGCGGCTGCTGTTCGGGGCGCATCCGGCGCTGGGGCTCATCGTCCTGCCGCTCATGTTCTACCACCAGCTCCAGCTCGTGGTGTGCTCGGTGCTCGCGGAGCGGTACGCGAGTCGTCCCTCGGGGTCCTGA
- a CDS encoding ABC transporter ATP-binding protein, translated as MSARPEMAVSLEEVRRAFGKAQALRGVSLSVHAGEVYGLVGPDGAGKTTAIRLMAGLLLPDSGKVRLLGEDPTDTRSPVRESLGLVPQRNTLYGDLSVGENLRFFARLFGLSQRDFEERRAQLLDITRLGRFTERRADALSGGMYKKLALACALLHRPRVLLLDEPTNGVDPVSRRELWELLYALVHEGMTLLVSTPYMDEAARCHRVGLLHMGELIAEGDPRELARRHGVAASNFEAVFLSLVEKRDGGRAA; from the coding sequence ATGAGCGCGCGGCCGGAGATGGCCGTGTCGCTCGAGGAAGTCCGCCGCGCCTTCGGCAAGGCGCAGGCGCTGCGCGGTGTCTCCCTCTCCGTCCACGCGGGGGAGGTCTACGGACTGGTGGGGCCCGATGGCGCGGGGAAGACCACGGCCATCCGGTTGATGGCGGGCCTGCTGCTCCCGGACTCGGGCAAGGTCCGGCTGCTGGGCGAGGACCCGACGGACACGCGCTCACCCGTGCGCGAGTCCCTGGGCCTGGTGCCCCAGCGCAACACGCTCTACGGAGACCTGAGCGTCGGCGAGAACCTGCGCTTCTTCGCGCGGCTGTTCGGCCTGTCCCAGCGCGACTTCGAGGAGCGTCGGGCGCAGCTCCTGGACATCACCCGCCTGGGGCGCTTCACGGAGCGCCGCGCGGATGCGCTGTCGGGCGGCATGTACAAGAAGCTGGCGCTGGCGTGTGCCCTGCTCCACCGGCCTCGGGTGCTGCTGCTGGATGAACCCACCAACGGCGTGGACCCGGTCAGCCGCCGCGAGCTGTGGGAGCTGCTCTATGCCCTGGTCCACGAGGGCATGACGCTGCTGGTCTCCACGCCGTACATGGACGAGGCCGCGCGGTGCCATCGCGTGGGACTGCTCCACATGGGCGAGCTCATCGCGGAGGGAGATCCTCGCGAGCTGGCGCGCCGGCATGGCGTCGCGGCTTCCAACTTCGAGGCCGTGTTCCTGTCGCTCGTCGAGAAGCGCGACGGCGGGAGGGCCGCATGA
- a CDS encoding ABC transporter ATP-binding protein — MTPAIEVQHLTRRFGAFTAVDDVSFDVGAGEIFGYLGANGAGKSTTIRMLCGLLKPTGGGARVAGFDVGLEPERVKTGIGYMSQRFSLYLDLSVRANLEFFASAYGAYGKELERRIGEMLERMQLREVQDEVTGSLPGGLQQRVALASAVLHQPRIVFLDEPTAGVDPVQRRSFWELIRDLASQGTTVFVTTHYMDEAENCARIGIMVDGKLVALDSPEGLKRTHAPGRVLEVRGPQLSPALDSLRGMAGVLDVSRFGSGATVRVDPAVLPSDVLAERLRARGVDPLEMEDSAPTLDDVFLALTANAQRGED, encoded by the coding sequence ATGACTCCGGCCATCGAGGTGCAACACCTGACGAGGCGATTCGGCGCCTTCACCGCGGTGGACGACGTGAGCTTCGACGTCGGCGCGGGAGAGATCTTCGGCTACCTGGGCGCCAACGGCGCGGGCAAGTCCACCACCATCCGCATGCTGTGTGGCCTGCTGAAGCCCACGGGCGGCGGCGCGCGGGTCGCCGGCTTCGACGTGGGGCTCGAGCCCGAGCGCGTGAAGACGGGCATCGGCTACATGTCCCAGCGCTTCTCGCTGTACCTGGACCTGAGCGTGCGCGCGAACCTGGAGTTCTTCGCCTCGGCCTATGGCGCGTACGGCAAGGAGCTGGAGCGGCGCATCGGCGAGATGCTCGAGCGGATGCAGTTGCGCGAGGTCCAGGACGAGGTGACGGGCTCGCTCCCGGGAGGACTCCAGCAGCGCGTGGCCCTGGCGAGCGCGGTGCTGCATCAGCCTCGCATCGTCTTCCTCGACGAGCCCACCGCGGGCGTGGACCCGGTGCAGCGGCGCTCCTTCTGGGAGCTGATTCGCGACCTCGCGTCCCAGGGCACCACCGTCTTCGTCACCACGCACTACATGGACGAGGCGGAGAACTGCGCTCGCATCGGCATCATGGTGGACGGAAAGCTGGTGGCGCTGGACAGCCCGGAAGGACTGAAGCGGACCCACGCCCCGGGGCGCGTGCTGGAGGTGCGAGGCCCCCAGCTCTCCCCTGCCCTGGACTCGCTGCGCGGCATGGCGGGCGTGCTGGATGTGAGCCGCTTCGGCTCGGGCGCCACCGTTCGCGTGGACCCGGCGGTGCTTCCCTCCGACGTGCTGGCGGAGCGGCTGCGCGCGCGCGGCGTGGACCCGCTGGAGATGGAGGACTCGGCGCCGACGCTGGACGACGTCTTCCTGGCCCTCACGGCGAATGCCCAGCGGGGAGAGGACTGA
- a CDS encoding ABC transporter permease: MDSSSVKRRVGRILAMAGKEVLHIRRDIRTLYLALALPVVMLVLFGFGISFDVDHLELAVVDQDRTDLSRELVRHVTASGEFEVLREGTSPEEAVSELRRGRATGVLLIRKGFSEDVKRGGAQVQFLLDGADGNTATQALAKAQALVEMAGRKLGGTGVMAAPPLEVRVRTLFNPTARSAMFLVPGLAAYLLAIVAVLITALTVAREWERGSMEQLFATPVGRMEIVVGKLLPYLGIGLLQVMLVLVVGTWVFDVPIRGSLVALGLGSFLFLVGMLGQGLLISVVTRNQMVATQVATMTSVLPSMLLSGFIFPIENLPPPLKVISTLIPARYFVATLRGVLLRGNGLSVLWPQLLALTLFAALMLVVATRRFQRRLD, translated from the coding sequence ATGGACTCCTCGAGCGTGAAGCGCCGGGTGGGACGCATCCTCGCGATGGCGGGCAAGGAGGTCCTGCACATCCGCCGGGACATCCGCACCCTCTATCTGGCACTCGCCCTGCCCGTGGTGATGCTGGTGCTGTTCGGCTTCGGCATCAGCTTCGACGTGGACCATCTGGAGCTGGCGGTGGTGGACCAGGACCGCACGGACCTGTCTCGCGAGCTGGTGCGCCACGTCACCGCGTCCGGTGAGTTCGAGGTGCTGCGCGAAGGCACCTCGCCCGAAGAGGCGGTGAGCGAGCTGCGCCGAGGCCGCGCGACGGGCGTGCTGCTCATTCGCAAGGGCTTCTCCGAGGACGTGAAGCGCGGCGGCGCCCAGGTCCAGTTCCTGCTCGACGGCGCGGATGGCAACACGGCGACGCAGGCGCTCGCGAAGGCCCAGGCCCTGGTGGAGATGGCGGGGCGCAAGCTCGGGGGCACCGGGGTGATGGCCGCGCCTCCGCTGGAGGTCCGCGTGCGGACGCTGTTCAATCCCACGGCGCGCTCGGCCATGTTCCTGGTGCCGGGCCTGGCGGCGTATCTCCTGGCCATCGTCGCGGTGCTCATCACCGCGCTGACGGTGGCGCGCGAGTGGGAGCGAGGCTCCATGGAGCAGCTCTTCGCGACCCCCGTGGGGCGGATGGAGATTGTCGTGGGCAAGCTGCTGCCCTACCTGGGCATCGGCCTGCTCCAGGTGATGCTGGTGCTGGTGGTGGGGACCTGGGTGTTCGACGTGCCCATCCGAGGCAGCCTCGTGGCGCTGGGGTTGGGCTCGTTCCTGTTCCTCGTCGGCATGTTGGGCCAGGGGCTGCTCATCTCGGTGGTGACGCGCAACCAGATGGTGGCGACGCAGGTGGCGACGATGACGTCCGTGCTGCCGTCGATGCTCCTGTCGGGGTTCATCTTCCCCATCGAGAACCTGCCTCCTCCGCTCAAGGTCATCAGCACGCTGATACCGGCGCGCTACTTCGTGGCCACGCTGCGAGGGGTGCTCCTGCGCGGCAATGGCCTGTCCGTGCTGTGGCCGCAGTTGTTGGCCCTGACCTTGTTCGCGGCCCTCATGCTGGTGGTGGCGACGCGGCGTTTCCAGCGGCGACTGGACTGA
- a CDS encoding MBL fold metallo-hydrolase, whose protein sequence is MKTRGFWRVLRRGAMGLAALLALGILVLVMDGYTAFGRRATGARRERMERSPQWKDGRFDNPQPLVNHYGEMLTSALQASPHTNPTEPLQVAPIDPARFRTPPPTGLRLTWLGHSTLLVELDGHRILTDPVWSERVSPYTWVGPTRWFAPPIALADLPPIDAVVISHDHYDHLDMGTVVALKDSKAVFIVPLGVGAHLESWGIPVERIVELDWWERTQVGGLEVVATPARHASGRQVLDKDATLWAGYALVGPKHRVFFSGDTGLFPAMADIGARLGPFDVTMIETGQYHRTWPDWHIGPEQAVLAHQMLRGKAMLPIHWALFGLAYHGWTEPAERVRAAAALASVPLLLPKPGQSLEPDAAQAESPWWPALSWETAEQHPILSTGMPVTATQPGSRP, encoded by the coding sequence ATGAAGACCCGAGGCTTTTGGCGCGTGCTGCGCCGGGGCGCGATGGGGCTGGCGGCGCTGCTGGCGCTGGGCATCCTCGTGCTCGTCATGGATGGCTACACCGCGTTCGGCCGGCGAGCGACAGGCGCCCGGCGCGAGCGGATGGAGCGCTCTCCTCAGTGGAAGGACGGGCGCTTCGACAATCCGCAGCCGCTGGTGAACCACTACGGTGAGATGCTCACGAGCGCGCTCCAGGCGAGCCCGCATACGAATCCCACCGAGCCCCTCCAGGTGGCGCCCATCGACCCCGCGCGCTTCCGGACGCCTCCCCCGACGGGGCTGCGCCTGACGTGGCTGGGGCACTCCACGCTGCTGGTGGAGCTGGATGGCCACCGCATCCTCACGGACCCGGTGTGGAGCGAGCGTGTCTCGCCCTACACCTGGGTGGGCCCCACGCGCTGGTTCGCGCCGCCCATCGCGTTGGCGGACCTGCCCCCCATCGACGCGGTCGTCATCTCCCATGACCACTATGACCACCTGGACATGGGGACCGTCGTCGCGCTGAAGGACTCGAAGGCCGTCTTCATCGTGCCGCTCGGGGTGGGCGCGCATCTGGAGTCGTGGGGCATCCCCGTCGAGCGCATCGTGGAGCTCGACTGGTGGGAGCGCACGCAGGTGGGAGGGCTGGAGGTGGTCGCCACCCCCGCGCGCCACGCCTCGGGGCGGCAGGTGCTCGACAAGGACGCCACGCTGTGGGCCGGCTATGCGCTGGTGGGCCCGAAGCACCGCGTCTTCTTCTCGGGAGACACGGGGTTGTTCCCCGCGATGGCGGACATCGGCGCGCGCCTGGGGCCCTTCGACGTGACGATGATCGAGACGGGCCAGTATCACCGCACCTGGCCGGACTGGCACATCGGCCCGGAGCAGGCCGTGTTGGCACATCAGATGCTACGCGGGAAGGCGATGCTTCCCATTCACTGGGCCCTGTTCGGGCTGGCGTATCACGGTTGGACGGAGCCGGCGGAGCGTGTGCGCGCGGCGGCCGCCTTGGCCTCGGTCCCTCTCCTGTTGCCGAAGCCAGGACAGAGTCTGGAGCCCGACGCCGCGCAGGCCGAATCCCCCTGGTGGCCCGCGCTGTCCTGGGAGACCGCGGAGCAGCATCCCATCCTCTCGACGGGGATGCCGGTGACGGCCACGCAGCCGGGCTCGCGGCCTTGA
- a CDS encoding HlyD family secretion protein, which yields MRRAVVVFVVLVVVLTALLGVRILKDRRAAEGPAGGSGVVEGTAVDVRARINARVLTRNVEEGAKVEKNAVLLTLDCTEPEAGLAEATARLAMAQAQADAARASAVAAGRSSEAVAAQAEGSQSQIASLADQHGLAERQAERLQRMGAATTEAALDQARAQAQALAQQLAAARHASTATARQARAATESERASLQQAESALRAIQVAEATVRRAQVSVAECELRAPLSGTVETLPLEVGELALPGAVVARLVDTHRPKATFYLPNAELASAKPGQSATVRADAYPDRTFQAQVVTVAREAAFTPRNVQTRSDRDRLVYPVEVHIDAPEGVLLPGMPVEITLGAVNAAVVAEQKP from the coding sequence ATGCGGCGTGCGGTCGTTGTCTTCGTGGTCCTGGTGGTGGTGCTCACCGCGTTGTTGGGGGTGCGCATCCTGAAGGATCGCCGCGCCGCGGAGGGGCCGGCGGGGGGCTCGGGCGTGGTGGAGGGGACGGCGGTGGACGTGCGTGCGCGCATCAACGCCCGCGTGCTGACCCGCAACGTGGAGGAAGGCGCCAAGGTGGAGAAGAACGCGGTGCTCCTCACCCTCGACTGCACGGAGCCGGAGGCCGGACTGGCGGAGGCCACCGCGCGGTTGGCCATGGCGCAGGCGCAGGCGGACGCGGCTCGTGCGTCGGCGGTGGCCGCGGGGCGCAGCAGCGAGGCGGTGGCAGCGCAGGCGGAGGGAAGCCAGTCGCAGATTGCCTCGCTCGCGGACCAGCACGGGCTCGCCGAGCGTCAGGCGGAGCGGCTCCAGCGCATGGGGGCCGCGACGACGGAGGCCGCGCTGGACCAGGCGCGTGCGCAGGCCCAGGCCCTGGCGCAGCAGCTCGCGGCGGCGCGACACGCGAGCACGGCGACGGCGAGGCAGGCCCGCGCCGCGACGGAGTCGGAGCGCGCGAGCCTCCAGCAAGCCGAGTCCGCGCTCCGCGCGATTCAAGTCGCGGAGGCCACGGTCCGTCGGGCCCAGGTGTCGGTGGCGGAGTGCGAGCTGCGCGCGCCGCTGAGCGGGACGGTGGAGACGCTGCCGCTGGAGGTCGGTGAGCTGGCCCTGCCCGGCGCGGTCGTCGCGCGGCTGGTGGACACGCATCGCCCCAAGGCGACCTTCTACCTGCCCAACGCGGAGCTGGCCTCGGCGAAGCCGGGGCAGTCCGCCACGGTGCGCGCGGACGCGTACCCCGACCGCACGTTCCAGGCGCAGGTGGTGACGGTGGCGCGCGAGGCGGCCTTCACCCCTCGCAACGTGCAGACGCGCTCGGACAGGGATCGCCTGGTCTATCCCGTCGAGGTGCACATCGACGCGCCGGAGGGCGTGCTGCTGCCGGGCATGCCGGTGGAGATCACCCTGGGCGCCGTGAACGCGGCGGTGGTGGCGGAGCAGAAGCCATGA
- a CDS encoding bifunctional helix-turn-helix transcriptional regulator/GNAT family N-acetyltransferase: MAQTRRDQSVAAVRHFNRFYTQKIGVLTDGLLQSEFSLTEARLFYELHHREAPTAAELSRELALDPGYLSRLLRSFSNQGLIERVPSALDGRQHLLRLSAKGEQAYARLNNRSEDSIRTLLSTLRGDERERIVEAMRVIEELLGEKKPRASVESVVLRAHRPGDIGWVIQRHGEIYSQEYGWDERFEALVASIASKFILEHQPEREHCWIAELNGRSVGSVFLVSESKTVAKLRLLLVEPSARGLGVGTRLVDACIRFARDAGYRKVRLWTDSQLLAARHLYEQAGFERIGSEPHSDFGEGLVSETWELKF; this comes from the coding sequence ATGGCACAGACACGACGTGACCAGAGCGTGGCGGCGGTGCGGCACTTCAACCGCTTCTACACCCAGAAGATTGGCGTGCTGACCGATGGCCTGCTCCAGAGCGAGTTCTCGCTGACGGAGGCCCGGCTCTTCTACGAGCTGCATCACCGCGAGGCCCCCACCGCGGCCGAGCTGAGCCGGGAGCTCGCACTGGACCCGGGCTATCTCAGCCGGCTGCTGCGCAGCTTCAGCAACCAGGGCCTCATCGAGCGAGTGCCCTCCGCGCTGGATGGCCGTCAGCACCTGCTGCGCCTGTCGGCCAAGGGAGAGCAGGCGTATGCGCGGCTGAACAACCGCTCCGAGGACTCCATCCGCACCCTGCTGTCCACGCTGCGCGGAGATGAGCGCGAGCGCATCGTGGAGGCGATGCGGGTCATCGAGGAGCTGCTCGGCGAGAAGAAGCCGCGAGCGTCCGTGGAGTCCGTCGTCCTGCGGGCGCATCGGCCGGGGGACATCGGCTGGGTCATCCAGCGGCACGGCGAAATCTACAGCCAGGAGTACGGCTGGGACGAGCGGTTCGAGGCGCTGGTCGCGAGCATCGCGTCCAAATTCATCCTGGAGCATCAGCCGGAGCGGGAGCACTGCTGGATTGCGGAGCTGAACGGCCGGAGCGTCGGCTCGGTGTTCCTGGTGAGCGAGTCGAAGACGGTGGCGAAGCTGCGGCTCCTGCTCGTGGAGCCGTCCGCGCGAGGGCTTGGCGTCGGCACCCGGCTGGTGGATGCGTGCATCCGCTTCGCGCGCGATGCGGGCTACCGGAAGGTGCGCCTGTGGACCGACAGCCAGCTCCTCGCCGCGCGACACCTGTATGAGCAAGCGGGCTTCGAGCGCATCGGCTCGGAGCCCCACAGTGACTTCGGCGAGGGGCTGGTGTCGGAGACCTGGGAGCTGAAGTTCTAG
- a CDS encoding endonuclease/exonuclease/phosphatase family protein, producing the protein MLRLAPLLACAPLLLTSCSDDDEGGVDPDVAEFKVMTRNLYLGADIDRLFAAQSPADVPGLAAALYATVQKTNFPERVKSLADEIQSDQPALIGLQEVSLFRTQSPSDFRSNPVPNAQTVTYDYLDLLLKELQGRGLNYRAVATVQNADVELPAALTGNPSDLTDVRLTDRDVILARGDVQVSNVVTGNYAFAQEVSLGGVSVRITRGFTKLDAEVDDADVTFVNTHLETLSPGNQNQATELAALVASYDRPLILVGDLNTGPGAATTGYDILVNATTGLTDAWATVGTGSGFTCCFSEALTDANTSALDERIDLVLYAGKGTSPQSAAVIGANATDRTPSGLWPTDHAGLVVDFRVEH; encoded by the coding sequence TTGCTCCGTCTGGCGCCGCTGCTCGCGTGCGCTCCCTTGCTCCTCACGTCCTGCAGTGACGACGACGAAGGCGGCGTCGACCCGGACGTCGCCGAGTTCAAGGTGATGACCCGCAATCTCTACCTGGGCGCCGACATCGACCGGCTGTTCGCGGCGCAGTCTCCCGCGGACGTCCCGGGCCTCGCGGCGGCGCTCTACGCGACGGTGCAGAAGACGAACTTCCCGGAGCGCGTGAAGTCGCTCGCGGATGAAATCCAGAGCGACCAGCCCGCGCTCATCGGGCTGCAAGAGGTCTCCCTGTTCCGGACGCAGAGCCCCAGCGACTTCCGGTCCAACCCCGTGCCCAACGCGCAGACGGTGACCTACGACTACCTGGACCTCCTGCTGAAGGAGCTCCAGGGCCGGGGCCTGAACTATCGCGCGGTGGCGACGGTGCAGAACGCGGACGTCGAGCTCCCCGCCGCGCTCACCGGCAACCCCTCCGACCTGACCGACGTCCGCCTCACGGACCGGGACGTCATCCTGGCGCGCGGGGACGTGCAGGTCTCCAACGTGGTGACGGGCAACTATGCCTTCGCCCAGGAGGTGAGCCTGGGAGGCGTCTCGGTGCGCATCACGCGAGGCTTCACCAAGCTGGACGCCGAGGTGGACGACGCGGACGTCACCTTCGTCAACACGCACCTGGAGACGCTCTCGCCGGGCAACCAGAACCAGGCGACGGAGCTGGCCGCGCTCGTGGCTTCGTATGACCGGCCGCTCATCCTCGTGGGCGACCTGAACACCGGACCGGGGGCGGCGACGACGGGCTACGACATCCTGGTCAACGCGACGACGGGATTGACGGACGCCTGGGCCACGGTGGGCACGGGGTCGGGCTTCACCTGCTGCTTCAGCGAGGCGCTCACCGACGCCAACACGAGCGCCCTCGATGAGCGCATCGACCTGGTGCTGTACGCCGGGAAGGGCACGAGCCCTCAATCCGCGGCCGTCATCGGCGCGAACGCCACGGACCGCACGCCCTCGGGCCTCTGGCCCACGGACCACGCGGGCCTGGTGGTGGACTTCCGCGTCGAGCACTGA
- a CDS encoding ABC transporter permease, translated as MHPLVVQYRAVVVKEVRQTARDRRVMALLTLAPLIQLFMLGFAVNFDVRHVPTVVVDRDKTAESRAYAREQLAGDTLSLTALLPDETAAAEALEQGKASVALIFPPDFQKDLLRGEGAQVQALVDGSDPTRSSVAATAVAQYSLLRATRMLREQAQGQGLTAPRTPVELVPRVLYNPELSTSVYVVPGIAAMLLLIVTTIIMAMGLARERETGTLEQLQVTPLRPGILMAGKVTPFLLIGLVDVGLALSVGAWVFGVPLRGSLLLVAVATLFYLLSTLSVGLLIATVSRTQQQAFVGGFLFVLPAVLLSGVMSPIRAMPDWLAWLTYLNPVRYYAEVLRGVLLKNAGLWDLWRQVLLLALFGAVMMAVAARRFHKTSA; from the coding sequence ATGCATCCCCTGGTGGTGCAGTACCGCGCGGTGGTGGTGAAGGAAGTCCGACAGACGGCGCGAGACCGGCGCGTCATGGCGCTCTTGACGCTGGCCCCGCTCATCCAGCTCTTCATGCTGGGGTTCGCGGTGAACTTCGACGTGCGCCACGTCCCCACGGTGGTGGTGGACCGGGACAAGACGGCGGAGAGTCGCGCGTACGCGAGGGAGCAGCTCGCGGGCGACACCTTGAGCCTCACGGCCCTGCTTCCGGATGAGACGGCGGCGGCGGAGGCGCTCGAGCAGGGCAAGGCCTCCGTCGCGTTGATCTTCCCTCCCGACTTCCAGAAGGACCTGCTGCGCGGCGAAGGGGCGCAGGTCCAGGCGCTGGTGGATGGCTCGGACCCCACGCGTTCCTCCGTCGCGGCGACCGCGGTGGCGCAGTACAGCCTGCTCCGCGCGACGCGGATGCTGCGGGAGCAGGCCCAGGGCCAGGGGCTGACAGCGCCACGGACACCCGTGGAGCTGGTGCCTCGAGTCCTCTACAACCCGGAGCTGTCGACGTCCGTGTACGTGGTGCCGGGCATCGCGGCGATGCTGCTGCTCATCGTCACCACCATCATCATGGCGATGGGGCTGGCGCGCGAGCGGGAGACCGGCACGCTGGAGCAGCTCCAGGTGACGCCGCTGCGCCCCGGCATCTTGATGGCGGGCAAGGTGACGCCCTTCCTGTTGATTGGCCTGGTGGACGTGGGGCTCGCGCTGAGCGTGGGCGCCTGGGTCTTTGGCGTTCCGCTGCGAGGGAGCCTGCTGCTCGTCGCGGTGGCCACCCTCTTCTACCTCCTGTCCACCTTGAGCGTGGGGCTCCTCATCGCGACGGTGAGCCGCACGCAGCAACAGGCCTTCGTGGGTGGGTTCCTCTTCGTCCTGCCCGCGGTGCTCCTGTCGGGGGTGATGAGCCCCATCCGCGCGATGCCCGACTGGCTGGCGTGGCTGACGTACCTGAACCCCGTGCGCTACTACGCCGAGGTGCTGCGTGGCGTGCTGCTCAAGAACGCGGGCCTGTGGGATTTGTGGCGGCAGGTACTCCTGCTCGCCCTCTTCGGCGCGGTGATGATGGCCGTGGCTGCTCGGCGGTTCCACAAGACCTCGGCCTGA